The following coding sequences lie in one Pseudorasbora parva isolate DD20220531a chromosome 18, ASM2467924v1, whole genome shotgun sequence genomic window:
- the gdpd4b gene encoding glycerophosphodiester phosphodiesterase domain-containing protein 5 yields the protein MGTAPTEVTPPKLGKLKVARQCLLQRYEHRPFVSCLAGLYGCQWRRCQRTHAQPGHCCCSKLECGSFALIVLTFCICLVFLYFWSEARNDYNDFDWFNFGNLGFWFPWSIVLLILAVFLFTYVAFLLVLAVCLLSEGQRLYLHWFHKIGISVALILSIVASSVLTDLWSKEWMTVLLSFQITAPYLHIGGVVLMTLLSWPVALHVFQLNMRVSRMVMMVLYITVLGTLYLVPLGMHSPCIKERSSLGSAPALIGHRGAPMLAPENTYMSFEKALAAGADGLETDVTISYDGVPFLMHDKNLRRTTNVKHIFPNWTHTSSAMFTWKQLQSLNAGSWFFSQDPFGTASSLSPDERLQAQNQSVCTLRTFLDLAAQYGKLVIFDLYRPPWGHPYRDAWISRTLDVIQNESSIPSSQVLWLPPELREFVQEIDPDLQQTTSNQAPVEELKLRHISRLNIHYSSMSEKEIRKYAVANISTNLYVISEPWLYSLAWCAGAHSVATNAVHILKNLQRPLFLMTPNEYRLMWTLTDITSLLLVVIIFVFHWWRERGLARIVDSSSLLEHGSYRQFRTEVNDVWSLSNMSSSEKQIPSLSSA from the exons ATGGGCACAGCACCGACCGAGGTAACCCCGCCGAAATTGGGTAAGCTGAAAGTGGCACGTCAGTGCTTGCTACAGCGTTATGAGCACCGGCCCTTTGTCTCCTGTCTAGCTGGACTTTACGGCTGCCAGTGGAGACGTTGCCAGCGCACACATGCTCAGCCTGGACATTGCTGCTGCTCGAAG CTGGAGTGTGGCAGTTTTGCTCTGATCGTTCTGACATTTTGTATCTGTCTGGTGTTCCTGTACTTTTGGAGTGAAGCACGGAATGACTACAATGACTTTGACTG GTTTAATTTTGGAAATCTGGGCTTCTGGTTCCCATGGTCTATTGTTTTGTTGATTCTTGCTGTTTTTCTGTTCACTTATGTTGCTTTTCTGCTG GTGCTGGCAGTTTGTCTTCTCTCAGAAGGCCAGAGGTTATATTTACATTGGTTTCATAAG ATCGGGATCTCAGTGGCTTTGATTCTCTCTATTGTGGCCTCATCAGTTCTAACAGATTTATGGAGCAAGGAGTGGATGACGGTACTTTTATCTTTTCAG ATAACTGCCCCGTATCTACACATAGGTGGGGTAGTTTTAATGACTCTACTATCTTGGCCAGTAGCCTTACATGTCTTCCAGCTCAATATGAGAG TGAGTCGGATGGTCATGATGGTGCTGTATATAACAGTTCTAGGAACTCTTTACCTGGTTCCTCTGGGCATGCACTCCCCCTGCATTAAAGAGAGGAGTAGTCTGGGATCAGCTCCTGCTTTAATTGGACACAGGGGAGCACCAATG CTTGCCCCTGAAAACACCTACATGTCTTTTGAGAAGGCATTggcagctggagctgatggtcTGGAGACCGATGTCACGATCAG TTATGATGGAGTTCCTTTCCTCATGCACGATAAGAACCTACGCAGAACAACTAatgtaaaacacatttttccTAACTGGACACACACCTCATCTGCCATGTTTACGTGGAAACAGCTGCAGAGTCTCAATGCTGGATCATGGTTCTTCTCT CAAGACCCCTTTGGAACAGCTTCATCTCTGAGCCCGGATGAGCGCTTGCAGGCTCAGAATCAGTCTGTGTGCACACTGAGGACCTTCCTGGATTTGGCTGCTCAATATGGGAAACTAGTGATCTTTGATCTGTACCGGCCGCCCTGGGGTCACCCTTATAGAGATGCTTGGATATCCCGTACCCTGGACGTCATCCAGAACGAGTCATCCATTCCCTCCAGTCAG GTATTGTGGCTGCCTCCAGAGCTCAGGGAGTTTGTACAAGAAATCGACCCTGATTTACAACAGACAACAAGCAATCAAGCACCAGTGGAGGAACTTAAGCTCAGACACATATCCAGACTCAACATCCATTACAGCTCCATGTCAGAGAAGGAAATCAG AAAATACGCTGTTGCCAACATCAGCACCAATCTGTATGTGATCAGCGAGCCGTGGCTGTATTCTCTTGCCTGGTGCGCAGGGGCTCATTCTGTCGCCACTAATGCCGTTCACATCCTCAAGAACCTGCAAAGGCCACTCTTTCTCATG ACACCGAATGAGTACAGGCTTATGTGGACTCTTACTGACATCACTTCCCTTCTTCTAGTTGTGATTATCTTTGTGTTTCACTG GTGGAGGGAGCGTGGATTGGCCCGCATTGTGGACAGCAGTTCCCTACTTGAACATGGGTCCTACAGACAATTCAGGACGG AGGTGAATGATGTGTGGTCTTTATCCAACATGAGCAGCTCTGAGAAGCAGATACCATCCCTCTCAAGTGCCTGA